CGgccaaaaaccctttttcttcttctatttcgcattttttctatttttttttcttttttgccttTATTTCGATAAACTTTGCACAAATGTTAATCATAGATTAAAGAAATATCAAATTTATAGACAAAAAGGTTTCCACATATACAAAAAATGTACGGTGCGTATGGacaataaataatatatttttcttttattttgaaaaatattaatcatgtatttaaaaaactttAAATGTGCATAGAAAAATGGTTTCGGTGTATAAGaaaacatatacaaaaatatataatgtgtatggaacaaagtagacataaaaaatataacttttcaaaaatgttaatcgtgtatttgaataatgtaaaacatgtatagaaaacatgttcatgatgcatacaaaatatATAAAATGTGTATTAAAAAATTAGACATCAAAACTCAATAATGTTTCTGATGTCACACGCAAAAAAATGAttctaatgtataaaaaatatacaatgttGTTTATACAAGCTTTACGTAAACAAATGGCTTAGCTTTGATTTTTCATACAAAAAATGTACAGTGCGTATGGacaataaataatatatttttcttttattttgaaaaatattaatcatgtatttaaaaaactttAAATGTCCATAGAAAAATGTTTTCCGGTGTATAAGAAAACAtatacaaatatatataatgtgtatagaacaaagtagacataaaaaaatagaacttttcaaaaatgttaatcgtgtatttaaataatgtaaaacatgtatagaaaaaatgttcatgatgcatacaatatatgtaaaatgtgtattaAAATATTAGACATCAAAACTCAATAATGTTTCTGATgtcacacacaaaaaaatatttctgtgtataaaaaatatacaatgttGTTTATACAAGCTTTACGTAAACAAATGGCTTAgctttgatttttcatatatataaactgttttgctaattattttttTAAGAATATCGATATTCATACGCAACCTGGAACATTTGGTATGCATGTACTTACAAACTGATTGTTTTCGATAAAGATGTCTAACATGTTTGCAACCAAATTAAGACTTTACTTAtattacaaatgcaaacacatatatcaggaagataaaaataatgttcttatgcatatgctattattaattaacaaaacatactttgccattttcatcataattcaaataatgttcatgcatttcaagaaatgtcctaaaattttaaaagcaTAATGTGATTATCACAATTGGAGATTATGAATTTTTTTCtcacgttgcaacgcacgggccttttttGCTAGTGGACTATAtacatgtatatagacatattttagagagtatattcattcattttgctcagcatgtagacccctagtgaaatctcttaaaagacttatatttagaaacggagggagtatattacaTGCAAATCGGACACTATTTAACGAGTTCAACTAAttttaaaaaaactaaactaaactacaCGAGGCACCGGAAGGGTGTCCACGTAGGCATGGCCTCCAAGGCCGCCTGCACCTCCATCACCGTTCGGTCCGTCGTCGTCCTTCCATCAGCGGACGGCCTCCCAGGGGTCATGACAGCCCTGATCGGTCGCCGTCTCGCGCAAACGATCGGCCTCGTCCGGCTGGCAGCAAGGGTCCGTTGCggacttgcccttgcccttgccaGAGAGCGCACGGGCGGCGAGCTCAGACTCAGCCAAcccgatcttatagagctggtctCTGGTCAGGTGCCAACGGTGGGAGGACGTCTGTGCGGTGGTCCTGGACCGATCCTCGGCCCCGGCCAACGCGAGATCTGGGTCGGTGCGCATCCAGTCCAGCACCACGTCCGACTTCGTGAAGGCCGAACTGCACGCCGCTCCCAACGCTCCTCGATTGCCGCCTTGTCGGCCTCCGCCCTGCTGCTTGAGaccaggcgccgccgccacgaccgAGGTAGTGCGATCACCAGGGAGGGCCTCCTCCTTCATGGAGGTCACATGCCATCGGGGTGGCGATGACGGCACCACCTGCTTGCCGCGCCCGAAACGGCGCGGTGAGGATGCTGGCTTGACAAGGTGCCCGTACTAGCTACTCAGGAGGGACCCTGGCTCCGTCTTGACGCGGTCATACGGCAGGGAGGTCGGCTCCTTGATGGCCAGCATTTTGGGAGCGATGATCCTGGGACGATAAGATGGGTGAAGGAACGTGACCCGAGATGAAGGGAGTTTTGAGATGGAGAGGTGCATAAGGATGGCTAAATCACCGTGAGTGAAAAAAAAGTTACAATCAATTGATTCCATTGTAAGTGGGTGGCATGTAGCTAATTACATGGCTTGGTCTACGCTACGCTATCTACATTAGCCCTATCGTTTTCAGGGAAAGTGTGGAACAACAAAATATCTCCCACTGAAGTTTTCATAGCAGCTCGGGAAGTCAGGGGCAAAGACAAAAGGGAGCCGCCGGTTCGGCACTTTGGCACTTCGGCGCCAGCTCCGCAACTATGCCGCCGTGGGGGCTTACATGGCCGGCTGCATGGAGCCCGGTTTCAGATCCGGCACAACGGCTGCGGGATGCGGTACTGCGCCACCGGGCACCACGTTCATGCCGTGGAAGGCGgactgttagagttgtgtcgaatattgtgtacaTGGTAGGTTATAGTTGGACTCtgagtagtattgtgtttagacaggatatggggtcgtgtcctaataggacacttgtatcctagaTCTCTCATATATAGTGGGGTAGACACGAGGGTTTGTtggttaaaaaaaagaaaaaggagacaaCCAGTACAAAGGTATGTCCGTGGCTTTGGGATGCAACATGATTAAAGAAAAGGAGTGTTGAAAGTTTATGGAGATATGCTTGGTGTACCATGAAGACTATCAGGAAATCCAGTTTTCTTTTTTGGATGTGTTGCACATTGCGCACGGGATTCTACCTGAAGGTTGGAAGTTGGTGACATGCGTACAAGGCTCAAAACAGTCTGGGGTGCGTCATTGCAGGATCATGCATGCACATGGCGTCCAGCAATGTACAGAGTGCGGGCGGACACGACGCAGGGTGGAGCATGGTTGCAGTCAGATATTTTCGACTGGGTCAAACTGGACTGTTTGACGGATCGACGGGGATGTCGGTCAAAGCAGAAGACATGGTgggatcgacgacgacgacgtaggAGCGTGATGCTGATGGTGACCGACTTCTGGGCATGAAAACACGTGGTGCAGGCCTGGTGGCTTGTGTGGTTTCGACAAGACTATGGCGCGGGGTTGATTCAAGGTGATGTACACACGAAGCTTGAAGTCGGCAGGGCGCAGGGAGGACTGATCATCTACcatggagtcatgttgaaggtggagctggaTTGAGGGGCTACGGTGTAAGGATCCGGAGATCGCAGCCTATTCAGCCGGAAAAGCGAGTGACACGCAATTCGGACTGGAGCCCAGTGGTCTGATGGAAGCGCGAAACTTGTCATCAGTCGGTGATGGTCGATGGTACTCTGCAGTGGGGGTTGAGTGGTGTGGGTTCGCGATCCTTGAGACTCGACCGGGACAGCGGAGGCTCGACGCGGTAATAGCACCGAGACGTGCGGTACGCACGGGACATGGAGACGGGCTAGGGCTCTGGTGGTCATACATGTGGTGAGACAACTGCGAATTTGACTCGGGATGACTACAAGCAATGgtgaaattccttcaagtttcAGACGGGCGGTCCAGGAAGAGCGATGATGTTGAGTTCAGGTAACTCTTATGTGCGACACCCAATATGAGTTGTTCACTTTCACGCAGGTCAGTGATCGGTGTGTGATGGTGTTGGATACTCTGGAAGTTGGGAGCTCAACTAGAGTAATGTGGAACTTAATTTCGTTCAAGCGTTGACTACGGTCTGGAAAAGAaggaactacaagttgaaggtggAGTCACGTGGAGTCTTTGGAGTAGCAGCGGTGCTCATGGATAAGctcaagtccaatgtacatggAAGTTTGACGCACAGATGAATTcaaggtggtggagaatattcgccaaggtggagtttgttagagttgtgtcgaatattgtgtacacggtaggttacagttggactctgagtagtattgtgtttagacaggATATGGGGTCGTGTTCTAATAGGACATTTGTATCCCAGGCCTCTCATAAATAGCGagggtagacacacgatgtaatctatgccaacataatagcacagacGTGCAGGGGAGCCGGCGGTGTGTGCCGGCGCCCGGACGGCCGGgatgcggtattgtgacggtgtcacgggaaggagcgcccgtagtcatgccccggggatgtagccatatcggtgaacctcgttaacaaatctcggtgtcgtgctcgtgtgattgcttgATCTTCGGATGATCGACGGTGTGCCTCGAATTTATTCTAACACGGACGCCATGGACTCCTGGACCTGGTAAGTCTCGATATCTCCATGAATCAATCCTTTCGTTTCCTGTTGGCGATGGGGACTTGGGATAGAGTGTCTTGGTCGCGTTTCAGACATTGACTTGTGCTGTTCCACATGTCGACCCTGACCCTCGATTTGGGTTGACGATCCCAGTTCGGGCATCGCTGCATCGCTCCCCGTTCCTGGCAACTATGATACTAACCTTAAGCAAGTACTCCAGGGCATCACAATGTGTAGATAAGTTTGTTCAGCAATGAACGATTAGTGTCATTTTACAAGATAATTTTGTCCATATAATGAACGAGAATTTAAGCTAGTGTCTAACCTGAGAGTAACTTGACTATGTGTTATTCCCATTTATTCACAGAAACACCAGGAATAAATGGGCCTGATGGCATGACAATCTAACCTTAATCTTGATACAGTGAGACTGAGAAGTTCCCACATGGACAGCTGAGTTCGAAATACTCACTTCATTATTTATCTGTTGGGCTGCATAGGATGGTGTGCAAATATAGTCTATATAACAGGGTATATCTATCTATTCATACTAGAGCATTAATTCAATTTTTGCCAGAACAGTAACCAGAAAGCCTTGTACCAGAATGTTGATGCAACATTTTACCACAAACAAACAAATGCAACTGGTAACTAAAAAAGTATGTATCTGCGACATAGAAAAACCAGACAAAGAGGACATAGAGCTAAAGCGAATAGCTAAAGCAAAAATTAGGGAAACGAAAATCCATTACCAATATCAGTGAGAGACCCATATATTGGATCATCCATGACAGGGATGCCCTGAAGAGGAAACAAAAATTTAGTATGCTATCCTCTAGTGCAGTATCTAAAATTTAACAAAGCCTTTACGTGGCGAGTATCTAAAAGAACCAGGAAGTCTCACCTCAGAATCATTGGTACATATACCAGCTTGAAGACCAGGTCGCAATGATGTGTAGCATGGTATATCAGCCGCTAGATAATCAGAAAGTGCAAGATTGTAACCATCTTCAATTACAGGAAGATCATCAGTATGTATGCCAGGGTGCATTATGGCATCCATGCTAGAGCATATCATCTCGTTCCTGTTTGAACATCATATCTTGAAGTCAAAACCCTACGATGCAGAAAATTTAACAAACAGCGAATGGATGGTCTAATGCAACAAATATTGCCCATGAACTATTTAATAGGCTACCTGATACGTTGCAAGATATGAGAGAACAATAGTCATGATATTCTTAAGAGCTAACAAGTAATTCCTAGATCATTTTAACATGGTATAAACATAAACGGTTTAAATGCATTCAACCCGATAGAGGAGCTAACTACATGCCAATCAACTCACTTTGCTTTTGAAGAATCAAAGCCAGCACCTTCAATTGGCATGTCATCTTCTATATCATATACTTGGACAGAGTTATTGTCTAATGAAACTTGGCATAAATCTCCCACATTAGCTCCAAAATCTTCTTGCAGTTGTTTGTGTGGCTCCACTGAATATCCTGGTGCAGAGTGTTGGCCAAAGCCAGTCTTATTAGGTATTCTGAATGAGCTGGATTGATCcagcttttcttcttcttccatttGGATGATAGTTTCAGCCCTGGCATTACAAAACAAATCATCACCAACAGTGTTCCTCTGATCAGAAAACTCAAACAAGTCCACTTCTTTTGGCACAATTTCAGTATCACAAATCTGGGCTCCTTCCTTAAACTGCAGATTTAAGTTATTTTTATGTAAAGATAATGACTGGGTTAAGTCAGTTTTTTGCATCAAGGTAACTTCATGAGAAGCTGCCAATGGAGATTGATCAGATCCTTCAATCAAGCTATCATTGTGTGCAGCTGCCATTGGAGATCGGTTGGTTTCTTCAATCAAGCTATCATTGTGAGCATCTGTCAATGGATATAGGTTGGCATCTTCAATCATGATATCCTCCTGCGTTCCTGTCAACGTAGATAGGTTGGTTTCTTGCATCAAGCCACCCTTGCGAGAAGCTGACAATGGAGATAAGTCATTTTCTTGCATCAAGTTATCCTTCTGAGAAATTGTCAAAGATGATACATCTTGTTCTTCCTTGTATTCCTGGACTACATGGAGTTGTGCATCATTCCTGTGTTCTCTCATATTTTCAGTAACAACTAATGTTTTGTTTTCTTGGAGAAGCATAGGTTCCATTATTTCATTGTAAGCTGTCTTAGAGACAGTACTTTCTTGGTAGATTTGATCGTCTCTGTTGTCTGGCTGAATGTTAGTCAAAGATCTCTCATTTGCTGCTTCATCGGCTACCATCTGTGAATCTTCTCTAGAAGAAACTAGATCGACCGTTTCAGTTACTGAGATTCTATGTGCATGGCATGACCTGGGCTTCGTTGGAGCTTTTGCAAAGTCACAGTGTTTAAGCAAACTCCTCCTGTCGACATGCAAACCATTTTCCAAAATTTTCATGTCGTCATTCAAGGCAATACGGTCACACAAAACTTTGTTGTTATCTTCAGCTTTCTCACCCACAACCTTACCATCTGGCATAAGCTTCGGATCTGACTCCATAACAACTACGATAGATGTGTTATTTACATCACCGTTACGGTCCATCTCTAAGTCTGAACTCGGTATTTTATTATCTTTCATCTCACCCTCACTCTCAGCCTGCAACTCCAGCAGAGCATCAGCATTCTTCCTAACATCAGCATTCAATATGGTATCCTTCATCTCCAACTGAACTACAGCCTTCTCCATGAAAGGTGTCGCCTCTTTCACCTCATCCGTCGCACATCTCCTAGACTCATCATTCTCCCCATTGGACCGCCTATCCCTCTGAAATCCAGGAGCACCATCCTCGTCCTTATCTTCCTCGTAGTGTTGACCATTCGAATTCGACCTTCCtctttccttctccctctcccttccacgACCCGGATACCCCACTCTGTACTCCTCATACTTCCTCTTCCATCTCCCATTGTAGCTACCACCATTGCTGTAATCATCTCTATTAGTACAACAACCAGTAATGTTACTGTTCCAGCTAGGACGGGTGCCAGGGTTATTGCTATATACATCATCGTACCTCCTCCAGTCATAGAATGCGGGGGATTGCTGCCGCGGTTGAGGCAGGGGAGGAACAGTCCACGGGTCACCGCCGCCGCGTTGTAGGGAGGACGGCGGGAGCACGCCCGTGGATACCAGGTACTCGGCCGCGAGGCGGCCGGCCTCCATGAGCACCTCGTATCTGCGATGCGGCGGCGCGAGAAGCGGGGGGCGAGGAGGAATTTGAGGAGCGTACAGCTGCTTGTGGCCGCCAGGGTACACGGCGCCACTGCCTCGGCCaaacggcggtggaggaggcggcggcaggcGGCTGCGGTGGTGGTACTGCATAGCGACTGTTCACACCTTTGACACCTTGCACCGCGGCCGCGGAATCCACGACAATTCACCAAAAATCTGaagcgaagaggaagaagaaaaaaggacaaAGATTACGATTCTGTAAATTCCCTTGAGGCGAGGAATCGGAAACCCTAGGTAAAAGTGTTGAGCAAACTTACAAATCGGAATTAAAATGTCGATCGAGCCATCGGACTCGGAATCCACGGATTTGGGGACAGCACTAATACAGTTCTTGTTTATATCAACTCGTATGATCGAAGCCAAGAGGGAAGAAACCACAACAAATTGCAAGAATTATACTCCGGTGCTGCTGTTTCCGTTCGCGAATCTGATTTCTACGGCGAAGAATTCGTCGATTTTAATGGGAAAGCGGAAAAGGAGTAGATTAATGGGTGCTGCTTTTGGTTGGTCGGACTGTAATAGTTTCGGATGCGGGCGTGAATGCGCGCGTGGATTTGATGGCTCTATCTGCTGACAGTTGTGCGCGAGGTTTTCCGTTTGGCTTCTTTGGTATAGCCATGACAGATGGCCCCGGAGCTTGTGGGGCTACTCGATAGTCACTTGTGGTTGCACACGGCATTGTTTTTTTTAAGGGCAAAGCAGTTACATCAACACAAGTTATGTGGCCGTTCAAGGAGAAGACACACCATTTGCCACGATAGCGCGACGCGCAACCAAGTCAGCAGGAGGTACCTGGGGCCGGAGTGGGCCACTGTCGCCAACGTCTCATCTCGTACCGCTTAACCAGAAAGCGCATAGGGGAAGGAGTCATCCAGAGGATCAACGAAAAGAATGACACGGTTTTTCCTCAACCACTAATGTCTCCTACCTTTCCCCTTTTTCCCTTTCGGAGATCTCGATCCATTCTTGTAAtttgaaagcacatatgatcCGTTTGTGGTTttcgataattcatgacaacatacattgtcttttgaaataatatttttacctagtatatttcatgtATAGTCTACAAAAATATTgaccaaaggattgtgaggagaatccccttgatgcaaggaaaagaataggattggctcaaacttcaagcaagaagactctacattttacatttgtgagaaatcacttttgagtccataggaaagccaatactgttaaaaagggatgaggtattatgatgaattggttgctcaagtgtttagagatagccaccactaaaattcactcattctcccacaaaatatctctgtccaaagctaaaccagcaaaattggtgccaccaactttttccactcggccctaccgatttcccGTCACACAGATCCGCTGTCAAAtcttaccatctcggtaccaccaactttcatatcggtgccaccaagtttcatatcggtgccaccgagatcagtgaccaactttctattgagctAATTACAAGAATCGAAATTTTCGAGATTGgattcggtctcaccgagatttggaaactgctctaGGGCATcctattggtaccaccgagatttatatgTTGGTATCACCAAAaattcaaaagtttccacatttaatgcaactcggtaccatcgagattcatttcggtgtcaccgagttgggcaataatgttgtaacagttggattttggggatgcctatatatacccctccacctcctctcattcgcagaggaagcactcataacacacttacacttgcgatATCCATTTTTCTaacagagagccacctactcatgtgttgagatcaagagaatccaatccaaccatttgaaccttgatctctagcctccccaagttgctttccataatcaatctctcctacccatgccaaatctgtgagagagtgtttgagtgttgaggagactatcttttgaagcacaagagcaaggagttgatcgctctaccacatctattaccttttggagggtggtgcctcctagattggttaggtgtcgcttgggagcctcctacttcgtgttgtggagttgaaccaagaagtttgtacgggcaaggagatcgcatacttcatgaatatctaccgtgagtgaggctagtcatgtatggacgtaagccatggtggaatagacaaggccgcttcttcatggacccttt
This genomic stretch from Hordeum vulgare subsp. vulgare chromosome 6H, MorexV3_pseudomolecules_assembly, whole genome shotgun sequence harbors:
- the LOC123401384 gene encoding uncharacterized protein LOC123401384 isoform X1; the encoded protein is MQYHHRSRLPPPPPPPFGRGSGAVYPGGHKQLYAPQIPPRPPLLAPPHRRYEVLMEAGRLAAEYLVSTGVLPPSSLQRGGGDPWTVPPLPQPRQQSPAFYDWRRYDDVYSNNPGTRPSWNSNITGCCTNRDDYSNGGSYNGRWKRKYEEYRVGYPGRGREREKERGRSNSNGQHYEEDKDEDGAPGFQRDRRSNGENDESRRCATDEVKEATPFMEKAVVQLEMKDTILNADVRKNADALLELQAESEGEMKDNKIPSSDLEMDRNGDVNNTSIVVVMESDPKLMPDGKVVGEKAEDNNKVLCDRIALNDDMKILENGLHVDRRSLLKHCDFAKAPTKPRSCHAHRISVTETVDLVSSREDSQMVADEAANERSLTNIQPDNRDDQIYQESTVSKTAYNEIMEPMLLQENKTLVVTENMREHRNDAQLHVVQEYKEEQDVSSLTISQKDNLMQENDLSPLSASRKGGLMQETNLSTLTGTQEDIMIEDANLYPLTDAHNDSLIEETNRSPMAAAHNDSLIEGSDQSPLAASHEVTLMQKTDLTQSLSLHKNNLNLQFKEGAQICDTEIVPKEVDLFEFSDQRNTVGDDLFCNARAETIIQMEEEEKLDQSSSFRIPNKTGFGQHSAPGYSVEPHKQLQEDFGANVGDLCQVSLDNNSVQVYDIEDDMPIEGAGFDSSKAKNEMICSSMDAIMHPGIHTDDLPVIEDGYNLALSDYLAADIPCYTSLRPGLQAGICTNDSEGIPVMDDPIYGSLTDIGFMDVWSQPAEDFEKFF
- the LOC123401384 gene encoding uncharacterized protein LOC123401384 isoform X3, which produces MQYHHRSRLPPPPPPPFGRGSGAVYPGGHKQLYAPQIPPRPPLLAPPHRRYEVLMEAGRLAAEYLVSTGVLPPSSLQRGGGDPWTVPPLPQPRQQSPAFYDWRSNGGSYNGRWKRKYEEYRVGYPGRGREREKERGRSNSNGQHYEEDKDEDGAPGFQRDRRSNGENDESRRCATDEVKEATPFMEKAVVQLEMKDTILNADVRKNADALLELQAESEGEMKDNKIPSSDLEMDRNGDVNNTSIVVVMESDPKLMPDGKVVGEKAEDNNKVLCDRIALNDDMKILENGLHVDRRSLLKHCDFAKAPTKPRSCHAHRISVTETVDLVSSREDSQMVADEAANERSLTNIQPDNRDDQIYQESTVSKTAYNEIMEPMLLQENKTLVVTENMREHRNDAQLHVVQEYKEEQDVSSLTISQKDNLMQENDLSPLSASRKGGLMQETNLSTLTGTQEDIMIEDANLYPLTDAHNDSLIEETNRSPMAAAHNDSLIEGSDQSPLAASHEVTLMQKTDLTQSLSLHKNNLNLQFKEGAQICDTEIVPKEVDLFEFSDQRNTVGDDLFCNARAETIIQMEEEEKLDQSSSFRIPNKTGFGQHSAPGYSVEPHKQLQEDFGANVGDLCQVSLDNNSVQVYDIEDDMPIEGAGFDSSKAKNEMICSSMDAIMHPGIHTDDLPVIEDGYNLALSDYLAADIPCYTSLRPGLQAGICTNDSEGIPVMDDPIYGSLTDIGFMDVWSQPAEDFEKFF
- the LOC123401384 gene encoding uncharacterized protein LOC123401384 isoform X2 produces the protein MQYHHRSRLPPPPPPPFGRGSGAVYPGGHKQLYAPQIPPRPPLLAPPHRRYEVLMEAGRLAAEYLVSTGVLPPSSLQRGGGDPWTVPPLPQPRQQSPAFYDWRRDDYSNGGSYNGRWKRKYEEYRVGYPGRGREREKERGRSNSNGQHYEEDKDEDGAPGFQRDRRSNGENDESRRCATDEVKEATPFMEKAVVQLEMKDTILNADVRKNADALLELQAESEGEMKDNKIPSSDLEMDRNGDVNNTSIVVVMESDPKLMPDGKVVGEKAEDNNKVLCDRIALNDDMKILENGLHVDRRSLLKHCDFAKAPTKPRSCHAHRISVTETVDLVSSREDSQMVADEAANERSLTNIQPDNRDDQIYQESTVSKTAYNEIMEPMLLQENKTLVVTENMREHRNDAQLHVVQEYKEEQDVSSLTISQKDNLMQENDLSPLSASRKGGLMQETNLSTLTGTQEDIMIEDANLYPLTDAHNDSLIEETNRSPMAAAHNDSLIEGSDQSPLAASHEVTLMQKTDLTQSLSLHKNNLNLQFKEGAQICDTEIVPKEVDLFEFSDQRNTVGDDLFCNARAETIIQMEEEEKLDQSSSFRIPNKTGFGQHSAPGYSVEPHKQLQEDFGANVGDLCQVSLDNNSVQVYDIEDDMPIEGAGFDSSKAKNEMICSSMDAIMHPGIHTDDLPVIEDGYNLALSDYLAADIPCYTSLRPGLQAGICTNDSEGIPVMDDPIYGSLTDIGFMDVWSQPAEDFEKFF